The genome window TGGGTGCTCTGGTTGCGCCAGCTTGCTTCACTCTTGTAACTGCCTGGTCAGTTTAGGCATTTGAGTTTGTCGTCCCGGCTGTGGCCATGATCCCTGGGGAATCCCATCATCTCCAATCCCACCTATGGGGCTATTCCCTCCATTGCTCCGTCTTAAGCGTACAGAACTGGGACTGTGGCCGTCATATGTTACTATCAAGAGCGTTTTGTGCTCATGTTGTgtgttatgttttgtttatttggtcaATATCACTTTTTCCTTGCAAGGAAGTACCTTTTAGAATTTAGtgccaagaaaaaggaaagattttctcTCTTCGGTAATTTTTGTAACATACggcctttctttttttgccttggCTCCTAAGAAGTTCAGAAATCAATTTAATAACGTCATAATCCTGGTGGTGTCTCTCCCCTTACTTTGTGTGTCCttgattattaaattaatattaattacttACATGAATACACAACTGCCCATGTTCTACAAGCAGATTTCAAGTCCATTTTGCAAGAGATTAGGCTtcaatatatcaatatataaGTGTTATTAACTTCTCAAACCATCCTCCACATGGACAACAGATTTATAAAACACTGGTCAGTCAATTATTCCCTTGCTTATGCGAGAACTGCATGTCTGCCTCTCGCTTATAAGTCTAACCTGTTTATCAGTGTGTGTGAGACCTTTTATCCCATTCTCCAAGCTGCCACATTGTTCTGCACTTCTGCCCCTACAGAGCCTCAGTGAGGGAATAACTGTAGTTTCCCCAGTGTACCAAGGCATTGGCTAGCTCTCATCCTTCACAATACCATTTGCCCCACCTATAGTTGGTCTAGTATTTGGAAGGTAAGTTTGCCACAGCAAATATTGCATTGTACTGTTATTTTTCTAAGCACATGCGCTTTTATAAGATTCTTCCAAGAAGAATCTCGTTTGTTTTGAATGTATTCATGTTGCTAGATTTGATGCCAAGCTTGGTATCTGATATAAACTCGTGCTCATTGACTAATCATTTAGCTGAATTTTGGTTTGCTGAAATGTTGATAGGCTTGGAATAACTGATACAGGGTTATTTTTGACTATAAATAATGGggaatttttttagaataaatactgagtttttactatgtgtcaggtccTCTTCTAAATATGTGGcatgtattaattcacttaattctcCCAACCACCCTATTATCCTATGAATTTTGTACCagttttcagagatgaggaaactgaagcccagagattaagtgattttcccaaggacacacagctagtaaggagTGGGGTCAGGGTTGAACCCAGCAGGTCTGATTCCACAGATGTGTTTGTAGTCACTCTACTCCTCCGCCTCCCATTTGCATATTGAAAGTATCTTTGTCCCTTATGACAGTGATAAGTTGTAGCCAGTCTCAACTTTCCTTAGTCCTATCAGTTCTCCTGGGAATGGTAGGGTTATTTGGATTCCAATAATTGATGAGCAGTGTATATTCTTGAGAAGTCTAGAGAAGTCTAGCAAAAAGCATTAGACAGAAGTAGCTTTGAATGTAGTGTGCGTGCATATGAGTATGTGTATGCAAATTAATTATTTAACCAAGACTAAAGAAGGACAAACCAGCATTTGCCATCACGATCACCTGAAGGCAATGGCTCTCACTGTGGAAGACAGAGCCACCTATCTGTGAAGTCACTGGCACAGCTCACAGAAAGGGGCTGTGTTATTGACATCCTTAGAGCCCTAAGATGCAAACATTTTATCTAAAAAGACTGTGTTAGAGGTATACTCAGCTATACTCTGAGATAAATGGCTTCTTCCACACCAAGGGTCTTCATCTTTCATATTCAACTCAGTCAGTTTAGAACAGAGACAGCACACTTCTCAGTTGCTGATGGTAACTCACGCAGCGTCCGCCATGTTTCCTGCATTACCGCCGTGGGGATCAGACGGACATAAGGAAAGGCTGACTCCCCTGGGAACCTGCATTCCCAAAGCTGGAGGCCTTCCTGTCTTGAGAGTAAGGTCTGTGATCCTCTTAATAAGGTAAAGGTAAACTCTGGGCAGAGACCAGAAATCCTAGCAGGCAGGACCAGCTTCTCTGCCCTGAGCGACCTACTGGGTCAGCTTTTCCCAAACCCAGTCCCAGTTGGTTCCAGGACAGGTTTTAACCAGTAAATAATACGCTTGGATGCCTTGGCCTATCTCAATACAAAGACGAATGACCTGCCAGAGTCTGATCTGTTTGTTCTAGAAGGTACTGTTCAGCcaatatgttatatttattagTCTTTTGAGCACAAGCCAGATTTAcagctttccattttcttcttctcacCACACAAATGTGTGAACATGAACCCTTTTATCAGTCTCTTCTCTGAGGCATGGCCTGGAGACTGACTCACCGAGACCATCATTTATTAGTGAGAGAACTGATCGGAGGATATTTGGAGAAACAGAATTAGTGGAAGACCAGAACATTTATTAGGATGGCATCTTAGTCAAACCTGAGGTAGCATCATCTGGAAGAAATGAAGGTCTACATAAACCCCCTTGGGAGGGGGCTCACCCTGTCTTTTGGCTATGTTAATCTCATCAGATTAATCACCTAGCTACCATCTTTGTCAGGAAAAGATTCTGCAATTAACAAaaccttttccctttggaaaACAATTAGCTTTCAGTGAATTAAAGTTATGGGACACTCAATGAATTGTCTCCTGCAAGAGACACTATTTGATAATTGACACTCTCATGGGAAATACCGAAAGAACATTTCCACAGGCAATAATGTCACATTCTCTATTATGGTTAGCATAACTTTAActcttaagaaattttattttttagacccTAAAGGATGTGTTTTTCAGAATGTatatagaaaataactttttaaaagaaaaatgagagttaCTGTTTTCTGCAGTCATAAATATCTATTAaggtgaaaaaatttttaagtatgtgatattttttaaagcaatgacaATAAAGTTCTGTTTGACGtcagtatttcttaaatatgGAATAGCTGTGTTGAGCATATTTAGAATAGCCACAAAAACCAGTTAAGTGATTTTCATGGTCTGTACCTAGGAAggttggtttttttaattatttgtaatagAGTTCTATCAGAAATGCCTTTGTGAGTTAAATTTTAGAAGTATGCAAAACTCATCCACCAGTTTTTGTGTTATTAGTGATAATCATAAAGTAGCAAGCTGTGTGTTATTCATCCATCAGTACAGTTCATGGCATCGAGAATCATAGTGTTTAACTCACGGTACTCTTTCCAGAAATGCTGGGTGGGTTTTAGTCAAGCCAGCTGTTGATGTTTCTCTTCAAGAGTTCCAGGGAGGGCCCCAAACCATGGACTTCGGTCGTTATTTTTGGCTCCTGTCACTCTGAGCAGCTAACATGACACTGGGCCTCAGCTCCAGGGTCTAGTTTGTGTGCCAGCTGATTGTCATGATGCTAGTCTGAGGTATCAGTTGGTCTCTTTGTAGGTACAATGTATCACCCTGGAATATCAGTGAGCCAGTGAACAACTGGCAACTCTTAAGGTTTCACACAATCATTCCTTTGGAAATACTGTAAATAGGTTAGCAAATAGcttaaatgtgtatttaatttttgttcagtttATTGTGGACAGAGGAGGCTACTTTATTGTGCTGTTTCTGGTTATACCCTGGTTGAATTGTATTCTGTTCAAGTGAAACTATTTTGAGTTTGCGCGtgtcttctattttctaattaaaagacATCCATACAtttggacatatatatatatctctattcCCCAAAGTAGCCCTGTCTTCTCTATTCATTGTACACTGATAGAAGTGAATGGACAATTAGCGCCTGCAGGAAGAGGTCCTTCTGGTCATCCCTGCCCAAGGGCTGACTCGTCGGCCGTGGTTGGCAAGTTTCTGGAAGAATGAAGAGGAGGCACCTGGAATCTCGCAttcttccctctttcatttcttccttttctctccacagGAACTTTTTACCCCTGAATGCAAGTTCAAAGAATCTGTTTTTGAAAACTATTATGTAATCTACTCATCTATGCTGTACAGACAACAGGAATCTGGTAGAGCCTGGTTTTTGGGATTGAATAAGGAAGGGCAAGTTATGAAAGGAAACAgagtaaagaaaaccaaaccagcAGCCCATTTTCTACCCAAGCCATTGGAAGGTGAGTGTCATGGATGCTTCGTTCCTGTCAGATctcttacacatttatttttcacattgatGACTCTACCATGGCCACAAAGAACCTTCATGGGATTGTGGAAATGCTCTTTATCTTGATCTGCTTGGTGATCCCACAGGTACCTACTTAAATTGTGCATTTAAGATCTGTACGCtttactgtatatatgtatatgtgtgtatgttctctctctctctctctctctctgtctctcactctctctctctctctctctatatatatatacacacacacacagatatatatattccattaatttaaaaatccagaaaaactCCCTCTCTACTCATTCTAATGGTTCAGCTCCTCACTGCCCCAACCTCTCTAGCccctaaataattttaattaattaaaaaatgttgacTCTGTAATGACATTACGAATCTGCATCTGTGACAATAGATATATAAGAAAAACCAAGTTTTGAATATTAcggatttttaaagtattttttcactttgctgTTATCCGGCTGAAAGTAACCACGTGCTTGTGACTTAGCATAATTACAGGAAATGAAGAGTTAATAGTTGGTCTTTAAAGAACTTGTTGATGTTAGATAGCTCCCTTCCAGACTGCATAATTGTTTAGTAAATTCAAATGTGGTTCTTCGTTCTTTTACGTTTACCTAAAAACACTGAAGCCTTCACATTTCCTTTGATCAGATTtccagagaggaggctgagacTCTAAAGATGTGGTGGAACAATATAACTCTCTATTTTAAGCATATACTGAactgttgtgtgtctgtgtgtttatgtatatgtgaAGAAGAGAAAGTTATTTCAAGTAATTAGTAGACAGAAGCACTCTAAAAACAGTTAAGGGGGTAGTATAAAGACAGAGGTTATCACATAGTGTAATTGGtagaggaaaattaattttgaagtttCCAAACTCATACAGGATGTAAATTCCATCATTGGATGTGTTAAGGCAAATTTGATTCTTGATTGATTACTGATGCTCTGGGCATTTGTATTTCTTAACACAACTTCACGTCTTAGACACTCAGGGGTAACAGTGTGAGGCTGTTTTCTCCTAACTGAACGACTAGTGGGAGTGAGGGGTTGGAAAGAACCTCAAGGATATGGATGAATCCCTTTCACTACTCGCGAGTCACTTACTGTCGGCCCCAGTACACGTGCACTTTCAAGTGTGCGTGCTGCTGAGAAATCACGTGATGCATTTGCAAATGGTAAAATCCTACCGCCTTGAACGTGCAGAACGCATATGGTGCTTCCTGCTAGCTAAACAGAAGGTGTCTTCATAAAATATCATAAGCTTTCAAATGCCTAAAAAGGAGATTGAGTAGCTCTAATTCACTTATATTTCTGATGGCAGATGATTTTAACGCAGCTAGTTTTCCCCTAGCCTCAGTCCCCTGAAATGCCCTTCCCCAGTGTTCCCTagaatcattttctaaaaagCCACATCAAGTATGGTGATTAATTATGTCCCCAGATACAACTCAAGCAACTCCTCAGAGCTCCCTCAGACGTCATTCCCACTTCCCTCTTGCCATCTGCACCTCTGCCTTATGTGACATCAATTTcggattttttaatattatatctgAAAATAAGGCATAAAGTATAAAACACCCCCCACTTGCCTTCAGTTATGTAAGGGTCTCTGCATGATTGCAAGAGTGGAAATCTGAGCTCCTGAAGGCTCTGGCTGAAGGAAAGCGAGTCCTCTCTCACTGTTCTGTGTGGCTTTGGAGATGGCAGTCATGTTGATTACGTTGTTTTTGCACTGCTTGAGAGAAAAATGATTGAATGACCTAGGAGTGAAAATACTTAGACTGGAAAAGGCGAGTGGGAATGAGGGTCCAAGTGTTGACATCAGTGTGCCATGAAAGGGGAGTCGTGGTTTTTCTCTCTGAACAAAGAGAATTAGGTTAAACGCTTCCCATTCTCACCTCCTTCCTGTGGGGGGCGCGTGCGTGTGGGTGTGTTACATCTTATCCCACACAGAGGCCACAGCTCCCAGTGACACCTTCAGTCCTGGACGAAACTTTGTGCGTATTTCGGTACGCACAAAGCAGAGAATGCAAAGCAAGGAACAGCTTGTTTGGGGGCTGCATTTTACTGCTTTCAGACAGGAATTCCCTCCCAGCGGGGTTACAGCAGGGCAAACAGGACTGGGCGAACCGCTGGGGTCTGGGCGTGAACCTAACCagctcctctcctttcccccgcctccctgccctcctcccatcaCTAGTCGCCATGTACCGAGAACCATCTTTGCATGACGTGGGAGAAACGGTCCCGAAGGCCGGGGTGACGCCGAGTAAAAGCACAAGCGCGTCCGCAATCATGAATGGAGGCAAACCAGTCAACAAAAGTAAGACGACATAGCCAGATCCCCACAGGTGTTGTGACTCACTCGCCCCGAGCACCGTTGAGCGATTTGTCCTGGCCAGACATTCCTGCTCCCGGGCCGAGGAGCAGCGGGAGGGAAGCGAAAGCTTGCTCTGCGCTGCCTCGAACTTCCTGGTCGCCAGCAGATAAATCTCATCTCAACGGGTTGCGCCCCCACAGCCAGAAGACACCTGGATAACCAGCTCAACTCAGACCATGGAATGCCCTACCAGATATGGAATgcctttttactctcttttctgtgACTGTGGCACTTCATGTGAATGACACACTTCACAAGTACACTCGATACCTTGCCTGCTGACAGCTACCCATTATCCTTTTCGAGTCCTGTTTCAGCAAAATCCATGTGTTTAAGTTCAATTTTTGTAGCACACAGATACTCTGGAGTAATTTCTAGTTAGATGCTGTAAACCTGTGCTGTTCTGGATTTCTCTTCTCCCCGTTTTTACAGGGCTGCTGGCTCCACTGTCCGTGACCTTTGGCAGGGATTGTGTTCCTCTGAATAGTGACGGTTGCCGTGGGCTTAGTTCGGAGAGCGATCAGGGCATCAGAAGGCCTTCTAAACCTATAATGACAAATTGCATCTATAAAGATTAGGAGCGTTGACTCCGGCTCACACGATCAATTAAACACACATATACGCCCTACCCACAAGCAGACACTGTGCTGTGGTGGCCGGCGCGGCCGGGGTGAGAAGCGGGGTCAAACGCAGTCACGGGATGCCCTCTCTGATCTGGGTTTGACATCCCCCTCtagtttctttgtgtgtgtgtgtgtgttttctacatATCACAAGCTTACTGGTAATGGTAACATTTGCCTTGCCCAGCGAGCAAGACCCACTGGTTTTTGGGAAAGTGGGTCCAAAGAACTCTGTAGGCCTTGTAGGCCTGATTAAGGTTCATTTTTCATCTACGAATCctcattatttggaaaaaaaaaaaaaagaaaagaaaaatccgtAATTACAACCTACAAGAATTGCGCTACCTAAATCCACTTCAGATCGAATCCCTCCCGTTTCTAACGAGCCGCGCTGAATGCCGCCCCGGTTGTGGCTGCGTTCCTCCCTCACTCAGCAGAGCATGGGCAAGGCCGCTGTTGTGTTCTTTTCTGCAGCAGCAATGCAAACGGTAGTTATAAATTAGACTTTAATATTTTTGGTGTTTAACGACAAGTTTTTAAACTCAACATATTAGAAaacaaaaggtattttttttagcCCAGCATGCTGAGTCAGGTACTTGTCTCCACCGGTCCATGCCTCTAACTCGGCTTCCCGGGCCACGCGGTCCCAAGGCGGAGTCAGAGGTGCCTTGCCATGATCTCAGAATGCAGTCTGTTGAATTATTCTCgataaaaataaaggcaaaccAACACGTTCACACAGCAGGTTTTCAGTCCATccaaggtttttggttttggttttgttttttgccgttgttttcttttgctttcttaccTTCCTTTTGAATTGAATAGCTGAACGCTGAGCTTAGGGAGGACCCCTAACTACTGGAAGGCCAGTCTGGCAATAGTTGACCACACAGTGAAGAAACCCTGCAAAATGCGCAGTATTGGATACCAAGAGTTTCAAAATGTTTCATACTAAACTGTTTGGAAATATATTTGTTAACTCTGTGTATACTTAATAAATTTCAATGTTTTCTCCTCAGAAGAGTTAACTGAGACCAAACTGAACCTCAATTTATAGAAAACTATGCGGGATCCATGTACTGGCCTCTTGTCATTATTTCCACGTGGAAGGGTGACCCAGTCGCCGTTTACTCCCATCTGCACTGTATCTACTGGGAAATTATTTTGCCTCCGCTTTTCTGAGTCTCCATGACAGCCCTTgcccagcattttaaaattttggcctGCTTAGCTGTTTAAAGATTTAGTATCAATTTAACTGTTCatgcttatttcattttcatatagaattctactttaataaataaaaagttagcGTAACATTTGAGTAGCTTTGTTGTCAATACTACTAACGTACAAATACAACAAAGGGTTCTTTTGATCACTCCTAGTTTCCCCTTTACACCTTTTAAACCCGATTGTTCTTAACAGGATAAGATAAAATACATTAGAGGCATTGCATTAAGCAATTGTTTAGGGAAGACTTATATTCCATAACATGTGGCAAACTATGAGTAACTTAACTTGAAATTCCAATTAAATGGACTTACAGACACTGCTTACCCCAGCgtgcgtgtgcacgtgcacacacacacacacacaaccaaacAACCCCACCTATATGTTTTTGGTAATAGCCCAACTTGCTGGTTTCTTTTTCCCCTGCAAGCTTGTTTATTGGTTGAAATTATGacatgatttatttttgtaagtgaCTGAGATTTCAGTAGATGTGtacctctgttttgttttttacatgaGTTGTCTCTAAGGGCATTTATCCCTATGAATGGATGTCAAAATGCTTTCTTCTAATATATGTTTAGACGTACTGAAGAGGGGCCCTTGTTATTTGTAATTTAGTTAGATCATTTCCTCTGTGTGTGGTCTGACTTGTTGCAGGACGAGGACAGCACTGATGAACTGCATGTTGTAGGACCTGTTTATCAAGACCCGTTGGTGTGTATCACTCAATCTACATACAAAGAGTGTGTCTGCGTTGTACAGTTTCTGTGTTTGATATCGTTTGTTGTATTCATAAATACAAcatactgaataaaatatttatatgaaggCATATTCAGAAACATTGAACAACTTTATGTAACAAAATGGCATTGCATCACCCACAAATACAGAGAAGTGTCATGTAAATAAGTTGGTAAACTCAATTTCCCCCTTTACCATGCCAAAGAAAATTTTAGCTCTTTGATGATACCTCTCTTGCTAATTTTTCCGGGATGAGACTCCCCCACTGTCCCCCTCAAAAATTGCTGTTGTTAAGTAAGTGCAGTCTGTCTCTGTTGATGTTCTGTACAGTCAACCTGATGGAATTCATTTGTATTTACAGACCACCATGTGTTTTGTACCTCCATGTACATATGTCAGTTGTACTGAGTCTCTCTAATATCACATTCCTTTTGCATGCGTATATGCTGTGGGAGGGTTATTTCTAGTGATTTGTTACGGTAGCTAATTTCTTCACCCGTTCCTCAGCCATGCTCCGGAGTGCTCATTGTTTTGATATTTCTAGTGacaccattttaatttcttataagtttgctttctaaaatattttgctaCAACTTTACTtgtaaaaattatagaaaagatgCAAGTGGTCCAGCCTATATAAAGAGTAAACTGGAACTGACATCATTTCACTGCAGATCTTGGAGAATTTAGAGATTCTTGCTCTAAATATTCTCTTGATCTGAGTGTTCTGGGGTAGGGGTTGGCTTCAGGAACTCCAGGATGGGCCCACAAGGCTCCTGGGGCCGTCCTAATTGTTTGCCTCTTGGAAAATAAGAAGAGTTTCTTTGTCACACCTGGCCAGATGCTTAATGAATGCCTAAGGCACTAAAGCAAGTTGGATGTTTTCAGGATGACCAGTATCAGATtcggttctttttttaaaaaaacaaaatgacaaaaaaattcaTGGTTTTTAAGTTAGACATGGATCacttcatttaaagttttctctCTAATATTAgagggaaaattaaaatttgagagaCCAGATTGACTAAGAAAGCCATTTTAGAAAGAATTGACAATAATTAAAGATGATTTTCAATGTTGTTTCAGAAGAAAACTATATCCAGGGAAAGCTGTTGAACTAAATGTAGGCGCATCAAACTCCAGGTGTGAACTGGGCTACTTTGGAGTAAAATACATTCCATAGCGAAGCTTCCTTAGCTTACACAATGGCACGTAGGGCCTGTTGACTCTCTTGAATACTGAATAGGGTTTCAAAGGTTTGATCGTGAGTCTACAAATAAAGGTTGAGctatgttttgcttttgttttttcttgttttgttttgttttgtttttttatgtggTCCAGTTCCCCATGTTGTGTTTGCATCTGCGGGGCGGAGGCCATTCCTTAAGATGTGCTGTAGGACTCAAGATTAGCTCAGAGTCCAGGGAGACAATGGGATACAGTGATTCTCCTCTTAGGTCTCGCGATGTTAGTAGCATCTTACTGAAAAGTCCTTATGGAAGAATTCCTCAGTGATGGTTTGCCAAGCAAGCAGGGTTAATGTCAACCCCATCTGCAAACTTGTTGCATCCTTCCCAGTTGACACCAATCCCACTGTAACTTCCAACCAACTTGAACAAGCCATACTATCCCTGTGCCTATTACATATTTGCATATTCCCCCACCCCATTACAAACTTGTTCTTGCCCtgcctttttttaaagagaaagtttcTATCTTAGTAATGGAATCAAAAGTCCAAGTACAAAATCATATTTAAGAAGTGCAGGATTTATGTCTACATATaactatatttgttttctttttctccaacttAAACATGTAAATTAAATCACTTCTTAACAGAGAGCTACTTGATGCTTGCATTGCTAGACAAAatcacacataaacacacacaagaACCGTTAGAGCAGACAGAACgaggtaaaaagaaaatatgactgtTCTAAAAGAAAACTATTCATTAGAGTTTAGGTGTGCCAGGCTATAATTCAGTTTGGGGTCAATAATCTGTAGCTAAATAAACCTCAGAATGTAGCTGACTGTATTTTCAGCTTGGTCACAAAATCTGGACAAGTCACATTTTGAACTTTATAGTATAGTAATTTCTCcatatttaaactttttctgaaaaaaacataaatgctgAGGACATTTTTcttatgtgaaaatataaaaagagcagCTCTTTTCTTGGAGTGTTGTGAATGAAAAGGGATAATGAATATAgagaataatcagaaaaataagacaCACCTGGGGTTACGTGACGAGCCAGGGAGCGAAGAGCAGTTCCAACAGGTGCAGAGACTGGCCAGCTACCGCTCCACTGCAAGCCAAACCCAGCTCACGATCTATTTCTTACGGCCCAGAAGCTCAAGATgaggtttgtatttatttttttccggTTAAACATGAACAAACAAGAATTTTCAACAGAAATGTATATGTGACCCAGGAagtcttaaatatttactatctcaTCCTTTATAAGAAGCAGAGTTCTGCAACAGGGGAACCTGAACCTCCCCTGTATTTTGATGGCTAGATAACGTGATGAATTCCTACATCTGCGCATCACCAAATAAGTCATCAAAATTGCAACTGAACAACTATAATAGGTTTGCTTGAGGCTTCAGATgtttggagaagaggaaagactATAATCTGTGTTATTTATTGACTGCTTATATTTTACAAGAACTGACAGATTTTCATCAATTGACAGACTCAGTAATAGAGCTACAATTAATATGGTTGCACTCCTTAATCTCAGGATAGAGATGACAATTTTATAAATCTCTTGCAAAGTATGAGAACACTATTAGTACTATAAAAATCAGCatcacttaaattttcttttaaatgattttcaatattacatttttaagtaaTTCAGCTGATGcataattttccttattttggcAATTTGACTTATAAAAGTCCAAGCCACGATGACTCTAGAATAGTTACATcatcaaataaaatttcaagtaaaaattttcatcttaaaCAATATGGAAATGATTTTGTTACATTATTCTAAgattttacaaaatgtaaatcacgtttagaaaaaaaaaagtggggtttTTATTAGCTCTAAATAATTAAAGGTTGCCTAGATTAATGTGTTTAAGTAGATTTAACTGTAAATA of Camelus ferus isolate YT-003-E chromosome 14, BCGSAC_Cfer_1.0, whole genome shotgun sequence contains these proteins:
- the FGF14 gene encoding fibroblast growth factor 14 isoform X4 produces the protein MHPDGALDGTKDDSTNSTLFNLIPVGLRVVAIQGVKTGLYIAMNGEGYLYPSELFTPECKFKESVFENYYVIYSSMLYRQQESGRAWFLGLNKEGQVMKGNRVKKTKPAAHFLPKPLEVAMYREPSLHDVGETVPKAGVTPSKSTSASAIMNGGKPVNKSKTT
- the FGF14 gene encoding fibroblast growth factor 14 isoform X3, which gives rise to MTVHHTAVRTDPQLKGIVTRLYCRQGYYLQMHPDGALDGTKDDSTNSTLFNLIPVGLRVVAIQGVKTGLYIAMNGEGYLYPSELFTPECKFKESVFENYYVIYSSMLYRQQESGRAWFLGLNKEGQVMKGNRVKKTKPAAHFLPKPLEVAMYREPSLHDVGETVPKAGVTPSKSTSASAIMNGGKPVNKSKTT